One genomic window of Hemitrygon akajei chromosome 1, sHemAka1.3, whole genome shotgun sequence includes the following:
- the dedd1 gene encoding LOW QUALITY PROTEIN: death effector domain-containing 1 (The sequence of the model RefSeq protein was modified relative to this genomic sequence to represent the inferred CDS: inserted 1 base in 1 codon; deleted 2 bases in 2 codons) — protein MRDQKVPEADEDYDGEKTQGGRDMAAVKRARWEEEELMGCYCMISLHQMFESVGSQLTEADVEALSFLLDEAYPLSPAAEGPPNPEETEGVDWSRIAXDALERPLDTGRIHRPNSGVRLLFELERRGLVDETGFGNLLQLLRVINRHDLLPYVSQKRRRTVSPERCTYGRPASGIRDQMESCLSSEHANSTQRDWESGTSPNKQRYVGRRRSQAAGKRRGRKNNVPCNREATDQQSPQLQKATCDIRLRVRAVFSDQHSVLRGNVVSVKQDPLDRCFDLFGQANTILKSRDLGSIICDIKFSELSYLDAFWNDYINGSLLEALKGVFITDSLKQAVGQEVIRLLVNVDEDDYEEGRRILLQNTSP, from the exons ATGCGTGACCAGAAGGTGCCAGAAGCCGACGAGGACTACGACGGGGAAAAAACACAGGGAGGGCGCGACATGGCGGCCGTCAAGCGAGCgcggtgggaggaggaggagctgATGGGTTGCTACTGCATGATATCCCTACACCAGATGTTTGAGTCGGTGGGCTCGCAGCTGACCGAGGCCGACGTG GAGGCTCTGTCCTTCCTGCTCGATGAGGCCTACCCGCTGAGCCCGGCGGCCGAGGGCCCGCCGAACCCTGAGGAGACCGAGGGCGTCGACTGGAGCCGGATAG TTGACGCCCTGGAGCGGCCACTGGATACCGGCCGCATTCACCGGCCCAACAGCGGCGTGCGCCTGCTGTTTGAGCTGGAGCGGCGGGGCCTG GTGGACGAGACCGGTTTCGGGaacctgctgcagctgctccGGGTCATCAACCGGCACGACCTGCTGCCCTACGTCAGTCAGAAGCGGAGGAGAACAG TGTCTCCTGAGAGGTGCACGTACGGAAGACCTGCATCAGGAATTAGAGACCAGATGGAAAGCTGTTTAAGTTCCGAGCATGCTAATTCGACACAGAGGGATTGGGAATCAG GAACATCTCCGAATAAGCAACGGTATGTAGGTCGCAGGAGAAGTCAAGCTGCCGGTAAGCGAAGGGGGCGCAAGAACAATGTGCCCTGTAACCGGGAAGCAACTGACCAACAGTCTCcccagttacagaaagcaacatGTG ACATAAGGCTGCGGGTGCGGGCTGTATTTTCTGATCAGCATTCCGTGCTGCGAGGGAATGTAGTCTCTGTGAAACAGGACCCCCTGGATCGCTGTTTTGACCTCTTTGGGCAGGCAAACACCATCCTGAAATCCCGAGACTTGGGATCTATTATCTGTGACATTAAATTTTCTGAACTGTCCTATCTGGATGCCTTCTGGAATGACTACATCAATGGTTCGCTGCTGGAGGCACTGAAAGGTGTGTTTATAACTGACTCGCTCAAGCAAGCTGTGGGTCAAGAAGTGATCCGACTGCTCGTCAATGTGGATGAGGATGATTatgaagaaggcaggaggatTCTGCTTCAGAATACTTCTCCATGA